A genomic segment from Paenibacillus sp. FSL K6-1096 encodes:
- a CDS encoding LysE/ArgO family amino acid transporter, whose protein sequence is MVQAIVHGIILAFGLILPLGVQNIFVFNQGAQHTRFRSVLPVVLTAAVCDTLLIAAAVGGVSLVILSLRWVTPVIYGAGILFLAFMGWRIWRSAPAKDESSRLSPKGQMLYALSVSLLNPHALLDTVGVIGTSSLQYDGAVRWAFAAATVAVSWLWFLGLAAAGRLLGRTDTSGKVIQGLNTVSALLIWSIAIYMGVQLWGQFCG, encoded by the coding sequence ATGGTACAGGCCATTGTACATGGAATTATTCTGGCCTTCGGGCTGATTCTGCCGCTGGGCGTGCAGAATATATTCGTATTCAATCAAGGAGCGCAGCACACTAGATTCCGCAGTGTGCTGCCTGTCGTTCTGACAGCAGCGGTCTGCGATACGCTGCTCATTGCTGCGGCGGTCGGCGGCGTCTCGCTGGTCATTCTATCGCTGCGCTGGGTCACGCCTGTTATATATGGGGCGGGCATTCTGTTCCTCGCCTTCATGGGCTGGAGAATCTGGCGCTCCGCTCCGGCGAAGGACGAGTCCAGCCGTCTCTCCCCGAAGGGGCAGATGCTCTATGCACTGTCTGTGTCCCTGCTGAATCCGCATGCCCTTCTGGATACAGTGGGCGTGATCGGGACCAGCTCGCTGCAATATGACGGGGCGGTGCGCTGGGCCTTCGCAGCGGCAACTGTAGCCGTCTCCTGGCTCTGGTTCCTGGGACTGGCTGCCGCCGGACGCCTGCTCGGCAGGACCGATACCTCGGGCAAGGTGATACAGGGGCTGAATACCGTTTCAGCGCTGCTGATCTGGAGCATCGCC
- a CDS encoding PLP-dependent aminotransferase family protein: MNQEFPPFHPEQGQGGASPGLSVDWKPDPASPLPLHAQISAYFLAKIRSGAWPPGMRLAPQRELCRRLGVNRSTVVTALGQLTALGLIEGRRGGGTIVSGARSALPPSGGGAGTEEPTEPERLGNWNDYVEEGIHYPNLPTIQDINRLEYEPGLIRLGTGEPAPELLPGAAMNQVLAGLSKSVLPPLSYEEPLGSPALRTAVSRMLEKSGILAGPDSILITSGALQGLQLIALGLLPRGSAILLEKPSYLYSIHAFQSAGVKFSGLPMDGRGLIPERLAAEAVRSKAAMLYSIPSFHNPTGILMDAERRRELMEVTGRLGLPILEDGAYQELWLDAPPPPPLKALDREGRVLHLGTLSKAASPGLRIGWIAGPEPVVRRLADIKMQSDYGASSLSQWTAASWLTGGYHEEHLQTLRSRLRERRDLMLELLRQHCTGLATWNVPAGGFYIWLSLLHAGPPRKLFTAALREGLLLNTGDLYDRSDRRHLRLSYAYASPAELERAIPLLAGLIKAGD; this comes from the coding sequence TTGAACCAAGAATTCCCGCCCTTCCATCCTGAACAGGGACAAGGAGGTGCTTCCCCTGGCCTATCAGTGGATTGGAAGCCTGACCCGGCCTCTCCGCTGCCGCTTCATGCCCAGATCTCAGCTTACTTTCTGGCCAAAATCCGCTCCGGAGCCTGGCCGCCCGGGATGCGCCTGGCCCCTCAGCGGGAGCTGTGCCGCCGGCTCGGGGTGAACCGCAGCACCGTGGTTACCGCGCTGGGCCAGCTTACCGCTCTGGGGCTGATCGAAGGCAGGCGCGGCGGCGGGACCATCGTATCCGGCGCACGTTCCGCTCTACCGCCATCCGGCGGTGGAGCCGGAACAGAGGAGCCAACTGAGCCGGAACGCTTAGGCAACTGGAATGATTATGTGGAGGAAGGGATTCACTATCCCAATCTGCCCACCATTCAAGACATTAACCGGCTCGAATATGAGCCCGGGTTAATCCGCCTCGGCACAGGGGAACCAGCGCCTGAGCTGCTGCCCGGAGCCGCGATGAATCAGGTGCTGGCCGGACTCTCGAAGAGTGTTCTCCCCCCGCTCTCCTATGAAGAGCCGCTCGGCAGTCCGGCGCTGCGCACTGCGGTCAGCCGGATGCTGGAGAAGAGCGGCATCCTGGCCGGCCCGGACTCCATCCTGATTACCTCCGGGGCACTTCAAGGGCTGCAACTAATCGCCCTGGGGCTGCTGCCGCGCGGCTCGGCCATTCTGCTGGAGAAGCCCTCGTATCTGTATTCTATTCACGCCTTTCAGTCTGCCGGGGTGAAATTCAGCGGCCTGCCTATGGACGGGCGCGGGCTGATCCCGGAGCGGCTTGCGGCTGAAGCTGTCCGCAGCAAGGCGGCGATGCTCTACAGCATCCCTTCATTCCATAATCCTACGGGAATACTGATGGACGCAGAGCGGCGCAGGGAGCTGATGGAGGTCACAGGCAGACTGGGACTGCCGATCCTGGAGGATGGGGCCTACCAGGAATTGTGGCTGGATGCCCCGCCCCCGCCTCCGCTGAAGGCGCTGGACCGCGAGGGGCGTGTCCTGCATCTGGGGACACTATCCAAGGCGGCCAGTCCCGGCCTGCGCATCGGCTGGATTGCCGGACCCGAGCCGGTCGTCCGGCGGCTGGCCGACATCAAAATGCAGAGTGATTACGGTGCAAGCTCCCTGTCCCAATGGACGGCCGCCAGCTGGCTGACGGGCGGCTATCATGAGGAGCATCTGCAAACACTGCGCAGCAGACTCCGTGAGCGCCGTGACCTTATGCTGGAGCTGCTCCGGCAGCATTGCACCGGGCTGGCGACCTGGAACGTACCGGCGGGAGGGTTCTATATCTGGCTCTCCCTCCTGCACGCCGGGCCGCCGCGCAAGCTGTTCACCGCAGCGCTGCGCGAAGGACTGCTGCTAAATACGGGCGATCTGTATGACCGCAGTGACCGGAGGCATCTCAGACTATCCTACGCCTATGCTTCCCCGGCAGAGCTGGAACGGGCCATCCCTCTGCTTGCCGGGTTGATCAAGGCAGGAGACTAG
- a CDS encoding HAMP domain-containing sensor histidine kinase, with translation MSKTGKTGRISGFLQKIKIILPVAGVLTVLFVSWNGSYFGSRLLVRYFGWTFPEYGYHLFVMAVQVVLFFCIGGIISFATRGKEQQFYVPILTAMRQIAKGDFKVELDSGKYRQFGGIVEGINEMANELSRMETMRQDFIASVSHEIQSPLTSIRGFAAALQEEGLSPATRKHYLDIIEAESRRLSGLSDNLLKLSVLEAESFPFERKPYRLDKQVQEMILAAEPQWLGKEIEVEAELAETTVIGVRDLLSQVWTNLLHNSIKFTPQGGQITVTLRSAGEWIEVEVKDSGIGMAEEELPRIFERFYKVDQSRSVSSGGGSGLGLPLVKRIIELHQGSIQVTSRPGEGTAFRVRLPQRAG, from the coding sequence ATGAGCAAGACGGGTAAGACAGGCAGGATCAGCGGTTTTTTGCAGAAAATAAAAATCATACTTCCCGTTGCCGGGGTGCTGACTGTGCTGTTTGTATCCTGGAACGGAAGTTATTTCGGCTCCCGGCTGCTGGTGCGGTATTTCGGCTGGACCTTCCCTGAATATGGATATCATCTGTTCGTGATGGCGGTGCAGGTGGTGCTGTTCTTCTGTATCGGGGGGATCATTTCCTTCGCTACACGCGGAAAGGAGCAGCAGTTCTATGTACCGATCCTCACAGCGATGCGGCAGATCGCCAAGGGGGATTTCAAGGTTGAGCTGGACAGCGGCAAGTACCGGCAGTTCGGAGGGATTGTGGAAGGGATCAATGAAATGGCCAATGAGCTGAGCCGGATGGAAACGATGCGCCAGGATTTCATCGCCAGCGTGTCCCATGAGATCCAGTCACCGCTGACCTCGATCCGCGGCTTCGCTGCGGCTTTACAGGAAGAAGGGCTAAGTCCTGCCACCCGCAAGCATTATCTGGATATTATCGAAGCGGAGAGCCGCCGTCTGTCCGGCCTAAGCGATAACCTGCTGAAGCTGTCGGTGCTGGAGGCGGAGAGCTTCCCGTTCGAGCGGAAGCCGTACAGGCTGGATAAGCAGGTGCAGGAGATGATCCTGGCTGCAGAGCCGCAGTGGCTCGGCAAGGAGATTGAAGTAGAGGCCGAGCTTGCAGAGACTACCGTGATTGGGGTCCGGGATCTGCTGAGCCAGGTATGGACGAACCTGCTGCATAACAGCATCAAGTTCACTCCGCAGGGCGGACAGATTACCGTTACCCTGCGCAGCGCTGGAGAGTGGATTGAAGTGGAGGTGAAGGACAGCGGAATCGGCATGGCGGAAGAGGAGCTGCCGCGGATCTTCGAACGGTTCTACAAGGTGGATCAATCGAGAAGCGTCAGCAGCGGCGGCGGCAGCGGACTGGGCCTCCCGCTGGTGAAGCGGATTATTGAGCTTCATCAAGGCAGCATCCAGGTCACGAGCCGTCCCGGGGAGGGAACGGCTTTCCGGGTCCGCCTGCCGCAGCGGGCCGGGTGA